The DNA window TCATCCGGAAGCCCGAATTTCTGCTGTACAAACTGGGCAATTCTTAGATTGGCCTGATGCGGGATAAACATATCCAGGTCTTCTATTGTTTTTCCTGCTTTATCGAGCGCTTCCTGCATCGTCTCCGGAAACCGGGTTACTGCATGCTTGAAGACAAAATTCCCGTTCATGATCGGGTAGACTTCTTTCGAGGTCACCTGTTCAGGCTCTCGTCTCATCCTGTCGCTCCACCCGAATTTGGACCCAGGGAACTGGGTACAGAGTTCGTCTGCATATTTGCCTTCAGAATGCATGTTTGTAGCCAGGATGTCACCGGCCTGCTCATCCTGAGTGGCAGAGAGGACGATAGCACCTGCGCCGTCTCCGAAGATCACGGAAACCCCTCTTCCCTCATCGGAAAAATCCAGCCCGAAAGAATGGACCTCTGCGCCTACCACCAGAATATTTTTGTATGTTCCGGCTTTAATGAACGCATTAGCCACACCTACCGCATACACAAATCCTGAACACTGGTTCCTTACATCCAGGGCTCCTATGGTATCGCAGCCCAGCATGTCCTGGAGCAGGACGCCACAGCCCGGGAAATAATAATCCGGAGACAGGGTGGCAAAAACAATATAGTCGATATCTTTAGCCGTGAGTCCTGCATTTTCAATGGCTTTTTCTGAGGCCTTAAAGCCTAGATAGGCGGTGGTTTCCTGGGAATCGTTCCTGTTTTTGCGGTGCCTTCTTTCCTTAATCCCGGTCCGCTCAGTGATCCATTCGTCATTGGTGGTCATTAATTCCGCTAGATCATCATTCGTAACAACATTATCCGGGACATAGAATCCGATTCCCTTTATTGTACTTTTAACCATATCGTTTTTTAATTTTGGCAAATATAGAACTTATTGCATACATACTATTTCAAAATAGTAGTATTTTTACCTTATGCCAATGAATACCTTATACCGTGGTCCACAATGCGAATGGATTGATGTGGAAGCACCTGCACAGGAAGACTTAGACCTCCTGCACGAAAAATATAACATCAATACGCTCCTGCTGGAGGA is part of the Chryseobacterium camelliae genome and encodes:
- a CDS encoding 3-oxoacyl-ACP synthase III family protein; this translates as MVKSTIKGIGFYVPDNVVTNDDLAELMTTNDEWITERTGIKERRHRKNRNDSQETTAYLGFKASEKAIENAGLTAKDIDYIVFATLSPDYYFPGCGVLLQDMLGCDTIGALDVRNQCSGFVYAVGVANAFIKAGTYKNILVVGAEVHSFGLDFSDEGRGVSVIFGDGAGAIVLSATQDEQAGDILATNMHSEGKYADELCTQFPGSKFGWSDRMRREPEQVTSKEVYPIMNGNFVFKHAVTRFPETMQEALDKAGKTIEDLDMFIPHQANLRIAQFVQQKFGLPDDKVFNNIQKYGNTTAASIPIALSEAIEKGKIKRGDLVLLSAFGSGFTWGSVLFEY